A part of Melittangium boletus DSM 14713 genomic DNA contains:
- a CDS encoding MDR family MFS transporter has protein sequence MVVTQPFTLTRSEKILTLAGVMLGMLLAALDQTIVSTAGPAIQGDLGIPPSLYAWITTSYLVTSTVLVPVYGKLSDGFGRRRILVIGIIIFLAGSALCGLSRTSLQLILARALQGAGSASLFTSSFAIVADIFPPAERGKYQGIFGGLFGLSSVVGPLVGGFLTDHLSWHWVFFVNLPLGLVALGFILTRMPPLRRDGARPSVDLWGTFTLIVATVPLLVALSLGRGESGVNGTGHAWGSPLILGMLGLSVVGTGAFVVVERFVREPILDLTLFRNRVFAVGNIATFLNGVGFLGAIVFLPLFMVNVVGLSATRSGFTLTPLTLSVVVGNVMAGQLVSRWGRYKPLMLVAQGVLMVAFGVMGFTLTPDSTQGELTWKMVLVGLGLGPAIPLFTLAIQNGVAPHQVGVATASATFFRLMGSTMGVALLGTVFGGVLGSSMVTHMTEATRELPAEYRRSFVSQAMGGRQEAGEGAPGTRAFDAGALKARIAGDFAKQRDALVPAAEGGDAAARGTLSGLERAQASLDASVDRVEMAFKQAFSEAIRALYKVALLVAGLSFLVVLALPELPLRKSNAPQPGALE, from the coding sequence ATGGTCGTCACCCAGCCCTTCACGCTGACCCGTTCGGAGAAGATCCTCACCCTGGCGGGCGTGATGCTCGGCATGTTGCTGGCCGCGCTCGACCAGACCATCGTGTCCACGGCGGGCCCCGCCATCCAGGGGGACCTGGGGATTCCTCCCTCGCTCTACGCGTGGATCACCACGTCATACCTGGTGACCTCCACGGTGCTGGTGCCGGTGTACGGCAAGCTGTCGGATGGCTTCGGCCGGCGGCGCATCCTGGTCATCGGCATCATCATCTTCCTGGCGGGCTCGGCGCTGTGTGGCCTGTCGCGCACCTCGCTCCAGCTCATCCTCGCCCGGGCGTTGCAGGGGGCGGGTTCCGCGTCGCTCTTCACGAGCTCGTTCGCCATCGTCGCGGACATCTTTCCGCCCGCCGAGCGCGGCAAGTACCAGGGCATCTTCGGCGGCTTGTTCGGACTGTCGAGCGTGGTGGGTCCGCTCGTGGGCGGCTTCCTCACGGATCACCTGAGCTGGCACTGGGTGTTCTTCGTCAACCTGCCCCTGGGGCTGGTGGCGCTCGGCTTCATCCTCACCCGCATGCCGCCCCTGCGCCGGGATGGAGCACGGCCCTCGGTGGACCTGTGGGGCACGTTCACGTTGATCGTGGCCACCGTGCCCCTGCTCGTGGCGCTGTCCCTGGGCCGTGGGGAGTCCGGGGTGAACGGGACGGGCCATGCGTGGGGCTCTCCCCTGATTCTGGGCATGCTGGGGCTGTCCGTCGTGGGGACGGGTGCCTTCGTGGTCGTGGAGCGCTTCGTGCGCGAGCCCATCCTCGACCTGACGCTGTTCCGCAACCGGGTGTTCGCCGTGGGCAACATCGCCACCTTCCTCAATGGCGTGGGGTTTCTGGGGGCCATCGTCTTCCTGCCGCTCTTCATGGTGAACGTGGTGGGGCTGTCGGCCACGCGCTCGGGCTTCACGCTCACGCCACTCACCTTGAGCGTCGTCGTGGGCAATGTGATGGCGGGTCAGCTCGTGTCGCGCTGGGGTCGTTACAAGCCCTTGATGCTGGTGGCCCAGGGCGTGCTCATGGTCGCCTTCGGGGTGATGGGCTTCACCCTCACTCCGGATTCCACCCAGGGCGAGCTCACCTGGAAGATGGTCCTCGTGGGCCTGGGCCTGGGCCCCGCCATTCCGCTCTTCACGCTCGCCATCCAGAACGGCGTGGCGCCGCACCAGGTGGGCGTGGCCACCGCCAGCGCCACCTTCTTCCGGCTGATGGGCTCCACCATGGGCGTGGCGTTGCTGGGCACGGTGTTCGGCGGCGTGCTCGGCTCGTCCATGGTCACGCACATGACGGAGGCCACCCGGGAGCTGCCGGCCGAGTACCGCCGTTCATTCGTGTCCCAGGCGATGGGCGGACGACAGGAAGCGGGGGAGGGCGCTCCGGGGACGAGGGCGTTCGACGCGGGGGCCCTCAAGGCGCGCATCGCCGGGGATTTCGCCAAGCAGCGCGACGCGCTCGTCCCGGCGGCCGAGGGGGGAGACGCGGCGGCGCGGGGGACGCTCTCGGGCCTGGAGCGAGCCCAGGCCTCCCTCGATGCTTCCGTGGACCGGGTGGAAATGGCCTTCAAGCAGGCCTTTTCCGAGGCGATCCGCGCCCTCTATAAGGTGGCCCTGCTCGTTGCGGGGCTCTCGTTCCTCGTCGTCCTCGCGCTGCCGGAGCTGCCCCTGCGCAAGAGCAACGCGCCCCAGCCCGGCGCGCTGGAGTAG
- a CDS encoding carboxypeptidase M32, translating to MDTTFDALLVRMKELRDLNGLIGLAAWDQETYLPLKAAEARAQQLSTLQGLHHERLVDPRLGEWLAWTEGRTDLSDDQLAMARVLIQERDRAVKVPRALVQALAEAQSRGLHAWRQARKENRFELFRPALERLLVLRREQADAYGHDGERYDALLEGFEPGMRVARLDPVLSSLRDTLIAWVARLQTAPRQVLDVLQGRRFDTDVQWRLSLRLLEDMGFDLEAGRQDKSIHPFSSGLHPTDVRLTTGLEEGSLASLFTTLHEGGHGLYEQGFHPAHYRTPLANAPSMGLHESQSRLWENLVGRGRPFWSHYFPVLREAFPQSLADVEMEAFVASINRVTPSLIRVDADEVTYNLHIVLRYELELLLIRDELPLADLPEAWNERMRRFLGITPPDDRQGVLQDIHWAWGEFGYFPTYALGNLYAASLFSTARRALPGLEQGLARGELRPLRDWLRTHVHAEGYRLPAEERVRQVTGEGLTDEDFLVYLRSKFGELYGVKL from the coding sequence ATGGACACCACCTTCGACGCACTGCTCGTCCGGATGAAGGAACTTCGGGACCTCAATGGGCTCATCGGCCTGGCGGCCTGGGACCAGGAAACCTACCTGCCCCTCAAGGCGGCCGAGGCGCGTGCCCAGCAACTCTCCACCTTGCAGGGGCTCCACCACGAGCGTCTGGTGGACCCCCGCCTGGGCGAGTGGCTCGCCTGGACGGAGGGGCGCACGGACCTCTCGGATGACCAGCTCGCCATGGCGCGCGTCCTCATCCAGGAGAGGGATCGGGCGGTGAAGGTGCCCCGGGCCCTGGTGCAGGCGCTCGCCGAGGCCCAGAGCCGGGGCCTTCACGCCTGGCGCCAGGCGCGCAAGGAGAACCGCTTCGAGCTCTTCCGGCCCGCCCTGGAGCGGCTGCTGGTCCTGCGCCGCGAGCAGGCGGATGCCTATGGCCACGACGGTGAGCGCTATGACGCCCTGTTGGAGGGGTTCGAGCCCGGCATGCGCGTGGCGAGGCTGGATCCGGTGCTCTCCTCGCTGCGTGACACCCTCATCGCGTGGGTGGCTCGCCTCCAGACGGCGCCGCGCCAGGTGCTGGACGTCCTCCAGGGCCGGCGCTTCGACACCGACGTCCAGTGGCGCCTGTCCTTGCGTCTGCTCGAGGACATGGGGTTCGACCTGGAGGCGGGGCGGCAGGACAAGAGCATCCACCCCTTCTCCAGTGGGCTGCACCCCACGGACGTGCGTCTCACCACGGGCCTGGAGGAGGGCTCGCTCGCGAGCCTCTTCACCACGCTGCACGAGGGCGGGCATGGTCTGTACGAGCAGGGCTTCCATCCGGCGCACTACCGCACGCCCCTGGCGAACGCGCCCTCCATGGGTCTGCACGAGTCCCAGTCCCGCCTGTGGGAGAACCTGGTGGGCCGGGGCCGGCCGTTCTGGTCGCACTACTTCCCCGTCCTGCGCGAGGCCTTTCCCCAGTCGCTCGCGGATGTGGAGATGGAGGCCTTTGTCGCCTCCATCAACCGCGTCACTCCCTCGCTCATCCGCGTGGACGCGGACGAGGTGACGTACAACCTGCACATCGTCCTGCGCTACGAGTTGGAGTTGCTGCTCATCCGGGACGAGCTGCCGCTCGCGGACCTGCCGGAGGCGTGGAACGAGCGCATGCGGCGCTTCCTGGGGATCACGCCTCCGGATGATCGCCAGGGGGTGCTCCAGGACATTCATTGGGCCTGGGGCGAATTTGGCTATTTCCCCACGTACGCGCTGGGCAATCTCTACGCCGCGTCCCTCTTCTCCACCGCGAGGCGAGCCCTGCCAGGACTGGAGCAGGGTCTGGCCCGAGGCGAGCTGCGGCCCTTGCGCGATTGGCTGCGCACCCACGTGCATGCCGAGGGGTACCGTCTGCCCGCCGAGGAGCGGGTGCGTCAGGTGACGGGTGAAGGACTCACCGATGAGGACTTCCTCGTCTATCTGAGGTCCAAATTCGGAGAGCTCTACGGCGTGAAGTTGTGA
- a CDS encoding CHAT domain-containing protein, translating to MQALHRALFQGELQGVLARLREASSGGPVLLRLMLQDADLQGFPWEALCEPGKDFEFLGNSASLLPVRGVRSPEPWQPREVRGAVRLLAVAPLHTHSLPRLQGTLHESLSSGEIEWLEPLTGPRARKAAFFERLRRQPEPHILHFIGHGGLHEGKPVLRLADEEDEESWVPVELLAQQLHGAWGKGPLRLIVLEACEGATPGPLASAAELLTRTAADAVVAYLWPVRMDVALRCSRAFYRALTRAAQQEGDVALSLNEARRGVLAELEGSAEAFSPVLYLRGRDPVLFDFKARRVSPPPTPALRAETSHPPQSLVRLLEQPFTLLLGDRWEEEEPSFRGLRERLQGELIQKTGHVSHELPLSTLAEHYALRIGQEELDYEFQEVFGQTEFMPPLLSLLARRLGAGVHITLLRLPVLEQSLAEHHPELTLYVIQPSSSADGHAVMMRREAGTSRWERLHKVPASLDTERDGVVLRLCSGYLPAHLFSRPLLTEDDYLLGIRGLSSLLPFELVDPIQGALSLRPLLLVGLSMLDWCHRMLLYQLFGRRTLQRGSMAVLDPGIHERELWEEGRGLPGRTGVRALESTDAELMRWLEALSAGRIG from the coding sequence GTGCAAGCCCTCCACCGAGCGCTCTTCCAGGGGGAGCTCCAGGGGGTGCTCGCACGGCTGCGCGAGGCCTCCAGTGGCGGGCCCGTCCTGCTCCGGCTCATGCTCCAGGATGCGGACCTCCAGGGCTTTCCCTGGGAAGCCCTCTGCGAGCCCGGAAAGGACTTCGAGTTCCTGGGGAACTCGGCGAGCCTCCTGCCAGTGCGTGGAGTGCGCTCGCCCGAGCCCTGGCAGCCGCGCGAGGTGCGAGGCGCGGTGCGGCTCCTCGCTGTCGCGCCGCTGCATACACACTCCCTCCCTCGGTTGCAGGGCACGCTCCATGAGAGCCTTTCCTCGGGTGAAATCGAGTGGCTCGAACCCCTCACGGGACCGAGGGCCCGGAAGGCCGCCTTCTTCGAACGCCTGCGGCGTCAGCCCGAGCCTCACATCCTCCACTTCATCGGTCATGGAGGTCTGCACGAGGGAAAGCCCGTCCTCCGGCTGGCGGACGAGGAGGACGAGGAGAGTTGGGTTCCGGTGGAGTTGCTGGCACAGCAGCTCCACGGGGCGTGGGGCAAGGGTCCCCTCCGGCTCATCGTCCTGGAGGCCTGTGAGGGCGCGACCCCTGGCCCCCTGGCGAGCGCGGCGGAGCTGCTGACTCGCACCGCGGCGGATGCCGTCGTCGCCTACCTTTGGCCCGTGAGGATGGACGTGGCCCTTCGATGCTCGCGTGCTTTCTACCGAGCGCTCACCCGTGCGGCCCAGCAAGAGGGAGACGTGGCGCTCAGCCTCAACGAGGCCCGACGCGGCGTGCTGGCGGAGCTGGAGGGCAGTGCCGAGGCATTCTCTCCCGTGCTGTACCTGCGCGGCCGCGACCCCGTGCTGTTCGACTTCAAGGCACGCAGGGTCTCGCCCCCACCGACCCCAGCCCTCCGCGCGGAGACATCCCACCCACCTCAGTCCCTGGTTCGGCTCCTGGAACAGCCCTTCACGCTGCTGCTGGGAGATCGCTGGGAGGAGGAGGAACCCTCCTTCCGGGGCCTGCGCGAACGGCTCCAGGGCGAACTCATTCAGAAGACAGGCCATGTGTCACATGAGCTGCCACTGAGCACCCTGGCGGAGCACTACGCGTTGCGCATTGGGCAGGAGGAGCTGGACTATGAGTTCCAGGAAGTATTCGGCCAGACGGAGTTCATGCCACCGCTGTTGAGTCTGTTGGCACGGCGGCTCGGGGCCGGGGTCCACATCACACTCCTGCGATTGCCCGTGCTGGAGCAGTCCCTCGCCGAGCATCATCCGGAGCTCACCCTCTACGTCATCCAGCCTTCATCGAGCGCCGACGGACACGCCGTGATGATGCGACGCGAGGCCGGCACGAGCCGCTGGGAGCGGCTGCACAAGGTCCCTGCTTCGCTGGATACCGAGCGGGATGGAGTCGTGCTTCGGCTCTGCTCCGGCTACCTGCCGGCCCACCTCTTCAGCCGGCCGTTGCTCACCGAGGATGACTACCTGCTGGGCATTCGCGGCCTGTCGAGCCTGCTGCCCTTCGAGCTCGTCGATCCCATTCAAGGCGCCTTGAGCCTGCGTCCGCTCCTGCTCGTCGGGCTGTCCATGCTGGACTGGTGCCACCGGATGCTGCTCTACCAGCTCTTCGGCAGGCGCACGCTGCAGCGGGGCAGCATGGCCGTGCTCGACCCCGGGATTCATGAGCGGGAATTGTGGGAGGAAGGCCGAGGATTACCCGGAAGGACGGGGGTGAGAGCGCTCGAATCCACGGATGCGGAGCTGATGCGATGGCTCGAGGCACTCTCCGCCGGGAGGATCGGATGA
- a CDS encoding protein kinase, giving the protein MARGTLRREDRMSGFANPFLGPQPYRTSERDRFFGREESTRKLVRSILAWPCFLLFGPSGAGKSSLMRAGVIPLLEEKHEFRAIRVDTWLASQEPLEWLVQAMFADLRLGEVPTEMGPNEALDEAVRLAERRSNRPMLLYLDQLEQLLLPGRDPEQTDALFKGLVRLVRNPFRGLQLVLLLREDYLGRFRERLRGSTELMEQGFRLGPLTVREMVDVTRRLAASGVPAQHWPTHEVLELMLQVRAPGQDATDEAEVQAAFAQIVCRALWEERAAGRTVDGPVEAEPILHRYLDATLEGLGPLAADARRLMEEHLVASDGSRALLTERQARAALPPGQAEQVLSTLEATAVLLAGEHHGSRYFELGHDWLARKVFDLRRERLRHEASQRERQRERARWRRLRLISMVAVAVAVTMGGLFLWALRQAEQARNQSLMSGSRELLERGQSAMAMKLLLEIRRPERIRGWATLAHGALAQSAPEVTFRASGAVYAARLSPDGQHIVTANADGTAQVWRTDGTGQAVELKGQRGPLTSVAFDPDSQFVVTASWDGTARVWRADGTGEPVVLEGHTGAVMSTAFGPDGQSVVTASLDGTARVWRADGTGQPVVLKGHAAQVQSAAFSPDGQSVVTASEDGTARVWRADGTGEPVVLKGHTGSVVSAAFSPEGQRVVTTSTDKTARVWRADGKGQPVVLEGHTGAVVSASFSPEGQRVVTSSWDGTARVWRADGTGLPRVMKGHTAQVQSAAFSPDGQRIVTASWDGTARVWWAEGTGQPVELKGHKGVLLSAAFSPDGQRVVTASWDGTTRLWRAGGPTEPVVLRRHVGPVTSAAFSPDGQRIVTASWDGTARVWRADGTGESVVLRGHTAQVQSAAFSPDGQRVVTASWDGTARVWRADGTGELVVLKGHAGQVTSAVFSPDGQRIVTASTDETARVWRADGSGEPVVLRGHTAQVQSAAFSPDGQRVVTASWDGTARVWRADGTGDPLVIRGHAGLVTSAAFSPDGQQLITSGEDGTARVWRADGTGEPLVLRGHEGPVRSAAFSPDGQRIVTAADDGTARVWRADGSGEPLLMRGHTGPVQSAAFSPDGQHLVTADSDRTARNWTLLSIPELQRHLRHDNKDCLTPDLRETYLREREARARARYAGCERAQGRGPS; this is encoded by the coding sequence ATGGCTCGAGGCACTCTCCGCCGGGAGGATCGGATGAGCGGCTTCGCCAATCCCTTTCTGGGTCCCCAGCCCTATCGCACGAGCGAACGAGATCGCTTCTTCGGCCGGGAGGAGTCCACGCGCAAGCTGGTGCGAAGCATCCTCGCCTGGCCTTGTTTCCTTCTCTTCGGGCCCTCGGGAGCGGGCAAATCCTCACTGATGCGGGCCGGAGTGATTCCCCTGCTGGAGGAGAAGCATGAGTTCCGTGCGATCCGCGTCGACACCTGGCTGGCCAGCCAAGAGCCGCTCGAGTGGCTCGTCCAGGCGATGTTCGCGGACCTGCGGCTCGGCGAGGTACCCACGGAGATGGGCCCGAACGAGGCGCTCGATGAAGCGGTGCGGCTGGCGGAGCGGCGCTCGAACCGGCCGATGTTGCTCTACCTGGACCAGCTCGAGCAACTGCTGCTCCCCGGGCGCGATCCAGAGCAGACGGACGCGCTGTTCAAGGGACTGGTGCGGTTGGTGCGCAATCCCTTCCGGGGACTGCAGCTCGTGCTGCTGCTGCGCGAGGACTACCTGGGGCGATTCCGGGAGCGGCTGCGTGGCTCGACGGAGCTGATGGAGCAAGGCTTCCGGCTCGGCCCACTCACGGTCCGGGAAATGGTGGACGTGACGCGCAGGCTGGCGGCCTCCGGCGTACCCGCGCAGCACTGGCCCACACACGAGGTGCTGGAGCTGATGTTGCAAGTACGGGCGCCGGGACAGGACGCCACGGACGAGGCGGAGGTGCAGGCCGCCTTCGCGCAGATCGTCTGCCGCGCGCTCTGGGAGGAGCGCGCCGCCGGGAGGACGGTGGACGGGCCGGTGGAGGCAGAGCCCATCCTGCACCGCTACCTGGATGCCACGTTGGAAGGGCTGGGGCCCCTGGCGGCGGATGCCCGGCGGCTGATGGAGGAGCACCTGGTGGCCAGCGATGGCAGCCGGGCGTTGCTGACGGAGCGGCAGGCACGGGCCGCGCTCCCGCCGGGACAGGCGGAGCAGGTGCTGAGCACCTTGGAGGCAACCGCGGTGCTGCTGGCCGGAGAGCACCACGGCAGCCGGTACTTCGAGCTGGGCCATGACTGGTTGGCGAGGAAGGTTTTCGATCTCCGGCGGGAGCGGCTGCGGCACGAGGCGTCTCAGCGTGAGCGCCAGCGGGAGCGTGCCCGCTGGCGCAGGTTGCGGCTCATCTCCATGGTGGCGGTGGCGGTGGCGGTGACGATGGGGGGACTGTTCCTGTGGGCGCTGAGGCAGGCGGAGCAGGCCCGCAACCAGTCCTTGATGTCGGGGTCGCGAGAGCTGTTGGAGCGCGGCCAATCCGCGATGGCGATGAAGCTGTTGCTCGAAATCCGTCGACCAGAGCGGATTCGTGGGTGGGCGACGCTCGCGCACGGAGCCCTGGCCCAGAGCGCTCCAGAGGTGACGTTTCGCGCCTCGGGAGCGGTCTACGCGGCCCGTCTCAGCCCAGATGGCCAGCACATCGTCACCGCCAACGCGGATGGGACCGCACAGGTGTGGCGGACGGATGGGACGGGCCAGGCCGTGGAGTTGAAAGGACAAAGGGGGCCTCTCACCTCCGTGGCCTTCGATCCGGATAGCCAGTTCGTCGTCACCGCCTCGTGGGACGGGACGGCGCGCGTGTGGCGAGCGGATGGGACGGGTGAGCCCGTGGTGCTCGAGGGGCACACGGGAGCGGTCATGTCCACCGCCTTCGGCCCGGATGGACAGTCCGTCGTCACCGCGTCCTTGGACGGGACGGCGCGCGTGTGGCGGGCCGATGGCACGGGCCAGCCCGTGGTGCTCAAGGGGCACGCGGCGCAGGTGCAATCCGCCGCCTTCAGCCCGGATGGACAGTCCGTCGTCACCGCCAGCGAGGACGGGACGGCGCGCGTGTGGCGGGCCGATGGCACGGGCGAGCCCGTGGTGCTCAAGGGGCACACGGGCTCGGTCGTGTCCGCCGCCTTCAGTCCGGAGGGCCAACGCGTCGTCACCACGAGCACCGACAAGACGGCGCGCGTGTGGCGGGCGGATGGGAAGGGCCAGCCCGTGGTGCTCGAGGGGCACACGGGAGCGGTCGTGTCCGCCTCTTTCAGTCCGGAGGGCCAACGCGTCGTCACCTCCTCCTGGGATGGAACGGCGCGAGTGTGGCGGGCCGACGGAACGGGCCTGCCTCGAGTCATGAAGGGGCACACGGCCCAGGTGCAGTCCGCCGCATTCAGTCCAGACGGCCAGCGCATCGTCACCGCCTCCTGGGATGGAACGGCGCGCGTGTGGTGGGCCGAGGGAACGGGCCAACCCGTGGAGTTGAAGGGACACAAGGGGGTGCTCTTGTCCGCCGCCTTCAGCCCGGATGGACAGCGTGTCGTCACCGCCTCCTGGGACGGAACAACGCGCCTGTGGCGGGCCGGGGGCCCGACGGAGCCCGTGGTGCTAAGGCGGCACGTGGGACCGGTCACCTCCGCCGCCTTCAGTCCAGACGGTCAGCGCATCGTCACCGCCTCCTGGGACGGAACGGCGCGCGTGTGGCGGGCCGATGGCACGGGTGAGTCCGTGGTCCTGCGGGGACACACGGCGCAGGTGCAATCCGCCGCCTTCAGTCCAGACGGCCAGCGTGTCGTCACCGCCTCCTGGGACGGAACGGCGCGCGTGTGGCGGGCCGATGGCACGGGCGAGCTCGTGGTGCTGAAGGGACACGCGGGACAGGTCACCTCCGCCGTCTTCAGTCCGGACGGCCAGCGCATCGTCACCGCCAGCACCGACGAAACGGCGCGCGTGTGGCGGGCCGATGGCTCGGGTGAGCCCGTGGTGTTGAGGGGACACACGGCGCAGGTGCAGTCCGCCGCCTTCAGTCCAGACGGTCAGCGTGTCGTCACCGCCTCCTGGGACGGAACGGCGCGCGTGTGGCGGGCGGATGGGACGGGCGACCCCCTCGTGATACGAGGGCATGCTGGCTTGGTGACATCCGCCGCTTTCAGCCCGGATGGCCAGCAGCTCATCACCTCCGGAGAGGATGGGACGGCGCGCGTGTGGCGGGCGGACGGAACGGGCGAGCCCCTCGTGCTGCGGGGGCACGAGGGCCCCGTCCGCTCCGCCGCCTTCAGCCCGGATGGCCAGCGCATCGTCACCGCGGCAGACGATGGGACCGCCCGGGTGTGGCGAGCCGATGGGAGCGGCGAACCCCTCCTCATGAGGGGACACACCGGGCCCGTCCAATCCGCCGCCTTCAGCCCGGATGGCCAGCACCTCGTCACCGCCGACAGTGACAGGACAGCGAGGAACTGGACCCTCCTCTCCATCCCCGAGCTCCAGCGACATCTGCGTCATGACAACAAGGACTGCCTGACGCCGGACCTGCGCGAGACCTATCTCCGTGAGCGCGAAGCGCGGGCCCGCGCGCGTTACGCTGGCTGCGAGCGTGCTCAGGGTCGTGGCCCCTCCTGA